A section of the Acidobacteriota bacterium genome encodes:
- a CDS encoding PD40 domain-containing protein: MPINHPESAHPIAEGRVPSFSRDGKYVYYASDRTDDWQVWKVSVAGGTETQVTTQGGFAALESADGNLYYSKSAGQYPEIWKIAVKGGDESALSPLVRPRTWSSWTVTKDGILLVADLPDGKTHLSLYDPIRATMHELVSLHSAPHWMGATADGKKVVINDAAERQITMLDNLR, encoded by the coding sequence GTTCCCAGCTTCTCGCGCGACGGAAAATACGTCTACTACGCCTCCGATCGCACGGATGACTGGCAGGTGTGGAAGGTCTCGGTTGCCGGTGGTACGGAAACACAAGTGACCACCCAAGGCGGTTTTGCCGCGCTCGAGTCGGCGGATGGCAATCTGTATTACTCGAAATCCGCTGGTCAGTATCCGGAGATATGGAAGATTGCAGTGAAGGGAGGCGACGAGTCCGCGTTGTCACCGCTGGTCAGGCCGAGAACCTGGTCCAGTTGGACGGTAACCAAGGATGGCATTCTCCTGGTAGCGGATTTACCGGACGGCAAGACTCATTTGAGCCTCTACGATCCGATTCGTGCAACCATGCACGAACTGGTCTCTCTGCACAGCGCGCCGCATTGGATGGGTGCCACAGCCGACGGCAAGAAAGTCGTCATCAACGACGCCGCAGAACGGCAGATCACGATGCTGGACAATTTGCGCTAG
- a CDS encoding TPM domain-containing protein translates to MRLQRFSCVVLFVLATVLSIAAEPVSDLRPTNYVNDFAGVLDASTQATLNNVAKQIDEKAKAQIAVVTVKSTDGEDITAYAVALYQKWGIGKKGSDRGVLILLAVQDHKYWTTVGYGLEPILPDGKVGGFGREAVPLLRSSDYAGAVSLMTLRVANVIAQDAGITLEGAEVPEQREPLSSPSGPMGIVAMVALIVVVLLILRAFSKRGGGGRGGGAGSGFMSGLLWSILFNSLNSRGGGSGGSSWGGGSSWGGGGFGGGGGGFGGFGGGSTGGGGAGGSW, encoded by the coding sequence ATGCGGCTGCAACGATTCTCGTGCGTTGTGCTCTTCGTGCTAGCGACCGTACTGTCGATCGCAGCTGAGCCCGTCTCCGATCTTCGTCCCACCAACTACGTCAATGATTTCGCTGGTGTGCTCGATGCCTCGACCCAGGCGACCCTCAACAACGTCGCTAAGCAGATCGACGAGAAGGCGAAGGCGCAGATCGCCGTTGTGACCGTGAAGTCTACCGATGGCGAGGACATCACCGCGTACGCGGTCGCGCTCTATCAGAAGTGGGGAATTGGGAAGAAGGGGAGCGATCGCGGCGTCCTGATCCTGCTCGCCGTACAAGACCACAAATACTGGACCACAGTCGGCTACGGACTGGAGCCAATTCTTCCTGACGGAAAAGTGGGCGGGTTCGGACGCGAAGCCGTGCCTCTTCTTCGCAGTAGTGACTACGCTGGCGCGGTGTCGCTGATGACACTGCGCGTGGCGAACGTCATCGCCCAGGATGCCGGTATCACGCTCGAAGGCGCGGAAGTTCCTGAGCAGCGGGAACCTCTTTCCTCGCCAAGCGGGCCCATGGGGATTGTCGCCATGGTCGCTTTGATCGTGGTCGTCCTGCTGATCCTGCGCGCATTCTCCAAGCGTGGCGGCGGTGGCCGCGGGGGCGGTGCTGGTTCCGGTTTTATGTCGGGCCTGCTCTGGAGCATTTTGTTCAATAGCTTGAACAGCCGCGGCGGAGGTTCGGGCGGAAGCAGTTGGGGCGGGGGCAGCAGCTGGGGCGGTGGCGGCTTTGGCGGTGGAGGCGGAGGTTTTGGCGGATTCGGGGGCGGCAGCACCGGTGGTGGCGGGGCGGGCGGCAGCTGGTAG
- a CDS encoding aminotransferase class V-fold PLP-dependent enzyme, whose product MDPLDLSAEEFRRLAATITDLSADFLSTLDAKPVFPLTSGAEVERLFSTDLPQKGMGADALAALQSVVAHSRAQNGRFFGYVQGPGEPVAALGDLLASILNQNMTAWRSSPSGVTIERTVVKWLAEAVGCPGFVGTLTGGGSAANLMGLTMAREAAVFANERGLRDTPQSVIYASEQVHMAVPKAVAMIGLGRKNLRMIPCDASYRMIPSQLDQALRQGKAEGVTPIAVVASAGTVNTGAIDPLEEIAEIAHAHGAWLHVDGAYGALAAIAIPEKFKGLAQADSISLDPHKWLYQPLDCGCLLYRDLAMARQTFAYTGDYAKQLSTDPVEGFAFFEESIELSRRCRALKLWLSLRYHGLEAFRKAIQQDIHHAQRLAENVRESPDLEIVAVGELSAVCFRHLVRPTASDAERDRFNLSLMKRIVRRGKVYLSNATLEGKFCLRACIVNHLTKDSDIDAVVPEVLAAAREVSH is encoded by the coding sequence ATGGACCCTCTTGATCTTTCTGCAGAAGAATTTCGGCGGTTAGCAGCGACCATCACCGACCTGTCCGCGGACTTCCTTTCAACCCTCGACGCAAAGCCTGTTTTCCCTTTGACCAGTGGCGCTGAAGTCGAGCGACTTTTTTCCACCGATCTGCCGCAGAAGGGGATGGGCGCCGACGCACTGGCTGCCCTGCAGTCTGTGGTTGCTCATTCGCGCGCGCAAAACGGGCGCTTCTTTGGATATGTACAAGGACCGGGAGAGCCCGTTGCAGCCCTGGGCGATCTGCTGGCCTCGATCCTGAATCAGAACATGACGGCGTGGCGCTCCTCGCCGTCGGGCGTCACGATTGAACGCACGGTGGTGAAGTGGCTGGCAGAGGCTGTGGGCTGTCCCGGCTTCGTCGGAACCCTGACCGGCGGCGGTTCCGCGGCCAACCTGATGGGGCTGACCATGGCGCGCGAGGCTGCCGTCTTTGCCAACGAACGCGGCTTGCGCGATACGCCGCAGAGTGTGATCTACGCATCCGAACAAGTCCACATGGCCGTTCCGAAAGCTGTGGCTATGATCGGGCTCGGGCGCAAGAATCTGCGCATGATTCCATGCGATGCCTCGTATCGAATGATTCCGTCGCAACTCGATCAGGCTTTGCGGCAAGGCAAAGCCGAAGGCGTCACGCCGATTGCGGTGGTTGCTTCGGCGGGCACGGTAAATACAGGTGCAATCGATCCGCTCGAAGAAATTGCCGAGATCGCCCACGCCCACGGCGCGTGGCTTCATGTCGATGGAGCGTATGGCGCGCTGGCGGCAATTGCTATCCCGGAGAAATTCAAAGGCCTGGCGCAGGCCGATTCGATATCGCTGGATCCGCACAAATGGCTCTATCAGCCTCTGGATTGCGGATGCCTGCTTTATCGCGATCTCGCGATGGCTCGCCAGACCTTCGCGTACACCGGGGACTACGCAAAACAGCTCAGCACCGATCCGGTGGAAGGCTTTGCATTTTTCGAAGAGTCGATCGAACTCTCGCGTCGATGCCGCGCTTTGAAGCTGTGGCTCTCGTTGCGATATCACGGGCTGGAGGCCTTTCGCAAAGCGATCCAGCAGGATATTCATCATGCGCAGCGGCTTGCTGAAAACGTGCGAGAGTCGCCGGACCTCGAAATCGTCGCGGTCGGAGAGTTGAGTGCAGTGTGTTTTCGTCATCTGGTTCGCCCGACCGCTTCCGACGCCGAGCGCGATCGCTTCAACTTGTCATTGATGAAACGAATCGTGCGGCGCGGTAAGGTGTACCTGTCGAATGCCACGTTGGAAGGGAAGTTCTGTCTGCGAGCATGCATCGTGAATCATCTGACGAAAGATTCGGATATCGATGCAGTCGTCCCAGAAGTGCTGGCGGCGGCGCGGGAAGTGTCACACTAG
- a CDS encoding LemA family protein, protein MSKGIIVLIVLALVVGFFFMQYVGVRNTLVTKDQAVKAAWSQVDIVLQRRADLIPNLVETVKGYAQQEVTVFGDIAKARAGLLSAGSPSEKIAANQQLDGAIGRLLLVVENYPQLKSNENFLRLQDELAGTENRIAVERKRYNDSIQDYNTYLLKFPNNLFAGYAGYKENTAYFQASEASRQTPKVDFGKPAPQAVPAPAPAK, encoded by the coding sequence ATGAGCAAAGGCATCATCGTACTCATCGTGCTGGCGCTGGTCGTCGGCTTTTTCTTCATGCAATACGTGGGCGTGCGCAACACGCTCGTCACCAAGGACCAAGCAGTGAAAGCTGCCTGGTCGCAGGTCGACATCGTGTTGCAACGGCGTGCTGACCTGATTCCGAATCTGGTTGAGACCGTGAAAGGCTATGCCCAGCAGGAGGTCACTGTATTCGGCGACATTGCGAAAGCGCGCGCAGGCTTACTCTCCGCTGGATCACCCAGCGAGAAAATTGCCGCTAACCAGCAACTGGACGGCGCGATCGGGCGACTGCTGCTGGTCGTGGAGAACTATCCGCAGTTGAAGTCGAACGAGAACTTCCTACGTTTGCAGGATGAACTAGCGGGGACCGAAAACCGCATTGCCGTCGAACGGAAGCGCTACAACGATTCGATCCAGGACTACAATACCTACCTGCTGAAATTCCCCAACAACCTGTTTGCCGGCTATGCCGGATACAAAGAGAACACCGCCTACTTCCAGGCCTCGGAAGCATCGCGCCAGACTCCTAAAGTGGATTTCGGCAAACCCGCTCCGCAGGCTGTGCCAGCGCCAGCGCCGGCCAAGTAG